The genomic stretch ACGCTGGGCGAGTCGCGGCTCTCGGGGCTGTGGGAGAAGAGCCTGGGCGTGGGCGTGCAGCAGCGGCTGGCGTTCATCTCGGCCCGCGTGGGCGCGTCCACCAACCTGGACAGCGGCACGCTGCTGAGCGGCGGCCTCTCGCTGGGGCCGCTGAACGTGGCCCTCGCGCACATCACCGACGGCTCGCCCGCCGACGCGGACCGCAGCGGCTGGGTCGCCAGCGTGGGCTTCAGCGCGCGCGGCAACTGGCGCTCGCGGTAAGGGTGAGAGCGGCGGGGGATCCGGAGTTCGAGTCCTCCGCCACATCCCGAACAACCACACACGCCGCATCCATGCCCATTCACGCCCCAAAGACGTCATCCTGAGGCCGGCCACGCCGAACCCGCCTCCGCACAGGTGCTCGCAGGCCGAAGGATCCATAGCCGGTCCAGCACGTCAGTTGGGGAGATGCATCGGGGCGGGCAGCGCGGGGAGGAGCAGGCGGTGCGCGAGGGGCGGCGGGGCGGGAGGAGCAGACGGGGGGTGGGCGCGGAGATGTCGTCGTGGAAAATGCGAGTGAACTCGCGGCTACAACGGCACACAGTCCGCCTTCGCGGACTTCTCGCGTGACCGGCACCGGGCGCGAGGAAATCTCCGGTGAGAGGGTAGGGGCGGCGCTTCGGCGTTGCCCCTTCTTCGTTGCGAGCACCATCACCGTAGCGGCCTTCGCGTGCAGAGCACCGGCGCGCAAACTATGAATCGCAGTCGCGATTTGACGGAACGCATCTCCTTACCTAATCTATATACGCCTGTTTTCACACACCCCATCCGAGGAGGATCACCATGGCTGTTCGCCGGATCCGCAGTTTCGTCGTGGGTGCCATTGCTGCCGCGGGGCTGCTGGGCGCCGCGCCCGCGCCGGGTGCCGCGGCCACCACGCCCCTCAGCATCGACTACTTCTACTGCATCTCGCTGGGCCACGGGCGCATGGAGTGCCAGGCGCAGGCCAGCGGCGGCACGGGGAGCTACACCTTCAGCTTCACCCCGTCCACGTTCTACGTGTCGCAGAGCGGCGGCTACGTGGACTGGGGCAGCTACTGCAACCCCTACCGCGTGAGCAGCGCCACCGTGACCGTGAACGACGGCACCTCCAGCGTCACCCAGTCGACCTCGTTCTACTGCGGCGACGCGGTGTAGCCGGGCGAAGCGGCAGAGACGGAAGCAGGGGCGGCGCATCGGCGCCGCCCCTGCTTCGTTCCGGGAATCCGGGGAATTCAAGCAGTCACTGGGTGTGGCACGGCCGCGAACAATAGTAGCAGCCGTTCACCTGGTTGTAATGCAGCCGCGCCGCGCGTACCGCTTCGCCGCAGGTGCTGAAATAGCCGAGGTACAGCCGGTTGCCGTCGGATGGCAACCAGTTGCACGAGGAGGTGTGCACCTCGTGGTCGCCATTCGCCTGCGCGACCTTGTTGACGTAGTACGCGGCCATCTCTCGCTCCTTTTCCGGGGGACATCTCCACGGTCGGAAGTTCGACGGGCACGCGCTCTCCGATTCCCATCTTCCGAAACCGTGGGCCGAACCGGCTCGTACGGGAGGAAACATCCGGCGGCGCAGCTCTCCGCATCTCGCGGTCGCGCCGCGCTTTCCGAGCCTCTCCCCCGCCCGCCCCTCCCCATGCTCGAAGTTTCCGGCATCACCCGGACCTATCCCAACGGCGTGCAGGCGCTGCGCGGCGTTTCGCTTTCCATCCCCCGCGGGCTGTTCGGGCTGCTGGGGCCCAACGGCGCGGGCAAGTCGTCGCTGATGCGCACGCTGGCCACGCTGCAGGCGCCGGACGCCGGCTCCATCACCTTCGACGGTGCCTCCGTTCTCGACGATCCGCAGGCGCACCGCCGCCGGCTGGGGTACCTGCCGCAGGACTTCGGCGTGTACCCGGGCGTCTCCGCGCTGGAGCTGCTGGACCACCTGGCGGTGCTGAAGGGGATCGCCGACCGCCGCGCGCGCCGCGAGCAGGTGGAGGCGCTGCTGGCGCAGACCAACCTGTGGGAGCACCGCAAGCGCGCGGTGAGCGGCTTCTCGGGCGGAATGCGGCAGCGCTTCGGGATCGCGCAGGCGCTGCTGGGCGATCCGCGGCTGGTGGTGGTCGACGAGCCCACCGCCGGGCTGGACCCCGAGGAGCGCAACCGCTTCCACAACCTGCTCAGCGAGATCGGCGAGCAGGTGGTGGTCATCCTCTCCACCCACATCGTCGAGGACGTGCGCCAGCTCTGCGCGCGCATGGCCATCCTGGCCGGCGGCCGCGTGCTCTGCCAGGGCGCGCCCGACGAGCTGGTCGGCGGCCTGGCCGGGCGCGTGTGGGCGAAGACGGTCGAGAAGCACGCCGTCGCCGGCGCGCGCGAGTCGATGCACGTGCTTTCCGCCCAGCTGCACGCCGGGCGCACGCGGCTCCGCGTGCTGGCCGACGACGCGCCGGATGCGTCGTTCGAGCCGGTGGCGCCGGACCTTGAAGACGTGTACTTCCACGCGCTGGGCGAGCGGAAGGCGGCCTGATGCTGCGCGACATCCTGCGCTTCGAATGGCGCTGGCACACCCGCCGCGCCACCTTCGCCGCGGCCGCGGCGGCGCTCGCGCTGATGGCGGCCATGCTGGTGGCCTCCGGCTACGGCCCGCCGGGGGTGACCGTCAACTCGCCGTACTCGGTCACGCAGTCGCTGGGGCTGCTCTCGCTCCTCTCGGTCTTCGTGCTCACCCTCTTCTGCGCGGGCTCGGCGCTGCGCGACGTGGAGCACGGGATGACGGAGATCGTCTTCGCCACGCCGGTGGGGAAGACGCGCTTCCTGCTGGGCCGCTTCGGGGGCTCCATCCTGGCCGCCGTCACGGTGATGGCGATCGCGGCGGGGGTGATGATGATCGCCCCGCTCGCCGTCCCCCTCGACGCGGCCCGCATCGGTCCCGTCCGGCCGCTGGCCTACGTCTGGGCGATGGTGGTGGTGGCAATCCCCAACCTCCTGCTCGCGGGAACGCTCCTCTTCGCCGTCGCCACGCTGACGCGCAGCACGCTGGCCACCTACGTCGGCGGCGTCGCCATCTACGCGCTGTACCTGGTGTGCGCGCTGGCGGTCGACTCGCCGCTGATGGCCGGCGCCGCCCCGCCGACGCCGGAAGGCCTCGCCCGCGCGGCCCTGCTGGACCCGTTCGGCCTCTCCGCCTTCTTCGAGCAGACGCGCTACTGGACCCCCGCCGAGCGCAACGTCCGCCTCGTCGCGCTGAGCGGGCATCTCCTGCTCAACCGCGTTCTGTGGATGGGGATCGCCCTCGCGGTGCTGGCGCTCGTGCATCACCGCTTTGCCTTCCGCGTCGCCGCCGGCGGACGGACGCGCCGTCCCCGCCGCGAGGCGACGGACGAAGCCGCGCCGTCCGCCGCCTACCGCGCCGTCACCCCCGCGGCGGGCGGCGCGCGGGCGGCGTGGACGGCGCTGCGCTCGGCCGCGCGGCTGGAGACGCGCCATCTTCTCCGGGGATGGACCTTCGCGGCGCTGATCGCGCTGTGGGCCTTCGTCGCGGCGATGCAGGCCGTTGCCGAGCTGGGCGGCGGCGAGTACGGCACGCGCGTGCTGCCCACGACCGGGCTGATGCTGGACGCGGTGCAGCTCCCGCTCCTCCTGGTCGGCACCATCGCCATCGTCTACTACGCCGCCGAGGTCGCGTGGCGCGAGCGGATGGTGGGCTTCGACCCGCTGGCCGACGCCACGCCCGCGCCCACCGCGGTCTTCTACCTGGCCAGGGCCGCCGCCCTCTGCGCGCTCCCGCTGGCCATGACGCTGGTGGCGATCGCCGTCGGCATTGCCGTGCAGCTGGCGCACGGGTACACGCGGATCGAGCCGGGGCTGTACCTCACCCTGCTCTGGTTCGCCGGGGTGCCGCTGGCGCTCTTCGCCCTGGGCGCGCTGGCCGTGCAGGCGCTCACGCCCAACCGGTGGATCGGGATGCTGTGCGGGCTGGCGCTGGCGCTGGTGGCGCGGCAGGGCGCGGCGCTGGGGCTGGAGCACCCCATGCTGCGCTTCGGCGCCGCGCCGCCCGCGCCGCACTCGGCCATGGACGGCTTCGGCCCCGTCCCCGCGTCGTTCGCGGCGTTCATGCTGTACTGGGGCGCCGCGGCGGCCCTCCTGGCCTGCGTGGGCTGGGGCGTCTGGCGGCGGGGGATGGAGACGGGGATCGCCTCGCGCCTCGTCGACCTCCCGCGCCGCTGGGGGCGCACGGGAACGCGCATCGCCCTCGCCTCCGCGGCGGCGACGATGCTCACCGGCGGCGCGCTCTTCTGGCAGACCAACGTCGCCCACGCCTGGGAGGACAGCGGCGCGCGGGCCCGGTGGAGCGCGGACTACGAGCGCGCGTACCGCCGGCTGCGGGACGTCCCGCAGCCGGCCATCGTCGCCGTGCGCACGTCGGTGGAGCTGTACCCCTCCGCCCGCCGCGCGCGGATCGAAGGAACGTACGTGCTGGAGAACCGCACCGCGCGCCCGATCGACACCGTCTGGGTCGTCGTCCCCCGCGAGGCCATCGATGTGCGCGTGACGGTCCCCGGCGCCCGCCTGGCGCGGCGGGACGGGCGCTTCGGCGTGCGCGCGTTCCGGCTGGACCGGCCGCTGGCGCCGGGCGCGCGCGGGGAGATGAGCTTCGCGCTGACGCTGGACCGCGGCGGCGTGCGGGCAGGCGGCTTCGACTACGACGTGACGGCGAACGGGACGCTGCTGACCAGCCCGGCCGCCTTCCCCACCCTGGGCTACCGCGCCGGCTACGAGCTGGGCGACCCCGCCGCGCGCCGCCGCTTCGGCCTGGCGGGCGCGGGGACGGAGCAGGCCCCGCTCCCGGCGACCGACTCCGCGCGCGCCGCCGTCCGCGCGGCGGGGCCGGACCCGGCGTGGATCACGCTCGACGCGACCGTCTCCACCTCCGCCGACCAGACGGCGCTCGCGCCGGGGCGGCTCGTGCGCGCGTGGTCGTCGGGCGGGCGGCGGCATTTCCGCTACATCACCGAGGGACCGGTGACGCCGCTCTTCGCCTTCGTCTCGGCGCGCTACTCGGTCCGTCGCGAGCGGCACGGCGGCGTGGAGGTGGAGGTGTGGCATCACCCCGCGCACGCGGCCACCGTGGGGCGCATCCTGGCTGCGGCCACGCGCTCGCTGGACGTGCTGGGCGCGCGCTACGGCGCGTATCCCCACGACGCGCTGCGCATCGTCGAGGTGCCGTCGTGGTCCGGCTTCGGCGGGTTCGCCCTCCCCGGCATCGTCCTCTTCACCGAGGACCGCGGCTTCCTGTCGGACGAGCGGGATGGGGACGTGGACCTGGTGACACGCCGCGTGGCGCACGAGGTGGCGCACCAGTGGTGGGGGCACACGCTGGACCCGGCGCCGGTCGCGGGC from Longimicrobium sp. encodes the following:
- a CDS encoding ABC transporter ATP-binding protein; this encodes MLEVSGITRTYPNGVQALRGVSLSIPRGLFGLLGPNGAGKSSLMRTLATLQAPDAGSITFDGASVLDDPQAHRRRLGYLPQDFGVYPGVSALELLDHLAVLKGIADRRARREQVEALLAQTNLWEHRKRAVSGFSGGMRQRFGIAQALLGDPRLVVVDEPTAGLDPEERNRFHNLLSEIGEQVVVILSTHIVEDVRQLCARMAILAGGRVLCQGAPDELVGGLAGRVWAKTVEKHAVAGARESMHVLSAQLHAGRTRLRVLADDAPDASFEPVAPDLEDVYFHALGERKAA